Proteins encoded together in one Lachnospiraceae bacterium JLR.KK008 window:
- the rpoC gene encoding DNA-directed RNA polymerase subunit beta' translates to MPETTNETYQPMTFDAIKIGLASPDKILEWSRGEVLKPETINYRTLKPEKDGLYCERIFGPSKDWECHCGKYKKIRYKGVICDRCGVEVTKSNVRRERMGHIALAAPVSHIWYFKGIPSRMGLILDLSPRVLEKVLYFASYIVLDQGDTDLLRKQVLTEKEYQDARETWGNKFRVGMGAEAIKELLQAIDLEEDATELKEALKDSTGQKRARIVKRLEVVEAFRESGNRPEWMIMDVIPVIPPDLRPMVQLDGGRFATSDLNDLYRRIINRNNRLKRLLELGAPDIIVRNEKRMLQEAVDALIDNGRRGRPVTGPGNRALKSLSDMLKGKSGRFRQNLLGKRVDYSGRSVIVVGPELKIYQCGLPKEMAIELFKPFVMKELVAKGISQNIKNAKKLVERLDTQVWDVLEEVIKEHPVMLNRAPTLHRLGIQAFEPILVEGKAIKLHPLVCTAFNADFDGDQMAVHLPLSVEAQAECRFLLLSPNNLLKPSDGGPVAVPSQDMVLGIYYLTQERPGAKGEGKFFKSVNEAILAYENKVITLHSRIKVRVSKKNADGEKISDNVESTLGRFIFNEILPQDLGFVDRSDPENFLKLEVDFHVGKKGLKQILEKVINTHGASRTAEVLDDIKSTGYKYSTRAAMTVSISDMTVPEQKQQMLEDAQLTVDRISQNFRRGLITEEERYRAVVETWNETDKELTDVLLAGLDKYNNIFMMADSGARGSNQQIKQLAGMRGLMADTTGRTIELPIKSNFREGLDVLEYFMSAHGARKGLSDTALRTADSGYLTRRMVDVSQELIIREVDCCEGREEIPGMTVKAFMDGKETIEGLKDRITGRFSCEEIKDRDGNVIVKKNHMITPSRAARILNTGVDADGEPVEAVKIRTILGCRSHNGICAKCYGANMATGEPVQVGEAVGIIAAQSIGEPGTQLTMRTFHTGGVAGDDITQGLPRVEELFEARKPKGLAIIAEFGGVAEIRDTKKKREIVITNDETGESKTYLIPYGSRIKIMDGAVLEAGDELTEGSVNPHDLLKIKGIRAVQDYMLREVQRVYRLQGVDISDKHIEVIVRQMLKKTRIEDSGDTEFLPGTLVDVLDYEEINEKLFAEGKEPAVGKQVMLGITKAALATNSFLSAASFQETTKVLTEAAIKGKVDNLIGLKENIIIGKLIPAGTGMKRYRNVKLSTDTEPDDTIYFEDDLEEDDLDVRDGFTDEPEMEEDLDLDDDIDLEEDDFDDEESETEAFDDDLDEQDETAEADMAGVIEEV, encoded by the coding sequence ATGCCAGAAACAACAAATGAAACCTATCAGCCGATGACATTCGATGCGATCAAGATCGGATTGGCGTCGCCCGATAAAATTCTCGAGTGGTCCCGGGGGGAAGTGCTCAAACCGGAGACGATCAACTACAGGACTTTGAAGCCGGAAAAGGACGGTCTCTACTGTGAGAGAATTTTTGGGCCGAGCAAAGACTGGGAATGTCATTGTGGTAAATATAAGAAAATCAGATATAAGGGCGTGATCTGCGACCGCTGTGGTGTGGAAGTGACAAAGTCTAATGTGCGCCGGGAGCGAATGGGACATATTGCGCTGGCGGCTCCGGTATCCCACATCTGGTATTTCAAGGGAATTCCCAGCCGCATGGGTCTGATTCTCGATCTGTCACCGAGAGTATTGGAGAAGGTGCTCTATTTCGCCTCTTATATCGTACTCGACCAGGGAGATACCGATCTGCTGAGAAAGCAGGTCTTGACGGAAAAAGAGTATCAGGATGCCCGGGAGACGTGGGGCAATAAATTCCGCGTAGGTATGGGAGCGGAAGCAATCAAGGAACTGCTGCAGGCAATCGATCTGGAAGAGGATGCCACAGAACTGAAAGAGGCGCTGAAAGATTCGACCGGACAGAAACGTGCCAGGATCGTCAAGAGACTGGAAGTCGTGGAGGCATTCCGTGAATCCGGCAACAGACCGGAGTGGATGATTATGGATGTGATCCCGGTCATTCCGCCGGACTTGCGTCCGATGGTACAGCTTGACGGCGGGCGTTTTGCGACATCCGATCTGAACGACCTGTATCGAAGAATCATCAACAGAAACAACCGTCTGAAGAGGCTGTTGGAGCTGGGTGCACCTGACATTATTGTCAGAAATGAGAAGAGAATGCTGCAGGAGGCAGTGGATGCGCTGATTGACAATGGCAGAAGAGGCAGACCTGTCACCGGCCCGGGAAACAGAGCGCTGAAATCGCTTTCTGATATGTTGAAAGGTAAATCAGGACGTTTCCGTCAGAACCTTCTCGGAAAACGTGTGGACTATTCGGGGCGTTCTGTTATTGTCGTAGGACCGGAACTGAAGATCTATCAGTGCGGTCTGCCGAAAGAGATGGCCATTGAGCTGTTCAAACCTTTCGTTATGAAAGAGCTGGTAGCCAAGGGAATCTCGCAGAATATTAAAAATGCCAAAAAGCTGGTCGAGAGACTGGACACTCAGGTGTGGGACGTACTGGAGGAAGTGATCAAAGAACACCCTGTCATGCTGAACCGTGCACCTACACTGCACAGGCTGGGCATTCAGGCGTTCGAACCGATTCTGGTGGAAGGCAAGGCGATCAAGCTGCATCCCCTTGTATGTACCGCGTTCAATGCCGACTTTGACGGTGACCAGATGGCAGTCCATCTGCCGCTTTCCGTGGAAGCGCAGGCAGAGTGCCGTTTCCTTCTGCTTTCGCCCAATAATCTGTTAAAACCGTCGGACGGCGGTCCGGTTGCGGTGCCTTCTCAGGATATGGTGCTTGGTATTTATTATCTGACGCAGGAGAGGCCGGGTGCAAAAGGGGAAGGCAAATTCTTCAAGAGTGTAAACGAGGCGATCCTCGCCTATGAGAATAAAGTAATCACGTTGCATTCGCGGATCAAAGTCAGAGTGAGCAAGAAGAATGCAGACGGCGAGAAGATCAGCGATAATGTGGAATCCACGCTTGGCCGGTTTATCTTTAATGAGATCTTGCCACAGGATTTGGGGTTTGTAGACCGCAGCGATCCGGAAAATTTCCTGAAGCTGGAAGTCGATTTCCATGTGGGTAAAAAAGGCCTGAAACAGATTCTGGAAAAGGTCATTAATACGCATGGTGCGTCGCGGACAGCGGAAGTGCTGGATGACATCAAATCCACAGGGTATAAATATTCCACGAGAGCGGCCATGACCGTGTCCATTTCCGATATGACGGTTCCGGAGCAGAAACAGCAGATGCTGGAAGATGCCCAGTTGACGGTTGACCGGATCTCGCAGAATTTCCGGCGTGGTCTGATCACGGAGGAAGAGAGATACCGGGCCGTTGTAGAGACGTGGAACGAGACCGATAAAGAACTGACAGACGTGCTGCTTGCAGGTCTGGATAAATATAATAACATTTTCATGATGGCTGATTCCGGCGCCCGTGGTTCCAATCAGCAGATCAAGCAGCTCGCTGGTATGCGTGGGTTGATGGCAGATACGACCGGAAGGACGATCGAACTTCCGATCAAGTCGAACTTCCGTGAGGGTCTTGACGTACTGGAATACTTCATGTCGGCACATGGCGCCCGCAAAGGTTTGTCTGATACGGCGCTGCGTACGGCGGACTCCGGCTACCTGACAAGACGTATGGTGGACGTATCTCAGGAGCTGATCATCCGCGAGGTTGACTGCTGTGAAGGCAGAGAAGAGATTCCGGGGATGACGGTAAAAGCTTTCATGGATGGGAAAGAGACGATCGAAGGGCTGAAGGACAGAATCACGGGCAGATTTTCCTGTGAGGAGATCAAAGACAGGGACGGTAATGTGATCGTTAAGAAAAATCATATGATTACCCCGAGCCGTGCGGCCCGCATTCTGAATACAGGCGTGGACGCAGATGGTGAGCCGGTTGAAGCGGTAAAGATCCGTACAATACTCGGATGCCGTTCTCATAACGGGATCTGTGCAAAATGTTACGGCGCCAATATGGCGACCGGTGAACCGGTGCAGGTCGGAGAGGCTGTCGGCATCATTGCGGCACAGTCGATTGGTGAGCCGGGCACACAGCTGACAATGCGTACTTTCCATACAGGCGGTGTGGCGGGTGACGACATCACGCAGGGTCTTCCCCGTGTCGAGGAGCTTTTTGAAGCCAGGAAGCCGAAGGGACTGGCAATCATCGCAGAATTTGGCGGTGTGGCTGAGATCAGAGATACCAAGAAAAAAAGAGAGATCGTGATCACAAACGATGAGACGGGAGAGAGTAAGACCTATCTGATTCCGTATGGTTCCCGTATCAAGATTATGGACGGCGCTGTTCTGGAAGCCGGCGACGAGCTGACGGAAGGCAGTGTCAATCCGCATGATCTGCTTAAGATCAAAGGCATTCGTGCCGTACAGGATTATATGCTTCGCGAGGTACAGCGTGTATATCGTCTGCAAGGTGTTGACATCAGCGACAAGCATATCGAAGTTATCGTGCGTCAGATGTTGAAAAAGACGCGGATTGAGGACAGCGGCGATACGGAGTTCCTGCCGGGTACGCTGGTAGATGTGCTTGACTATGAGGAGATCAATGAGAAACTGTTTGCCGAAGGAAAGGAACCGGCAGTCGGTAAGCAGGTGATGCTTGGAATTACGAAAGCAGCGCTTGCCACGAATTCTTTCCTGTCAGCGGCTTCTTTCCAGGAGACGACGAAAGTATTGACAGAAGCAGCGATCAAGGGTAAGGTCGATAACCTGATCGGTCTGAAGGAAAACATCATCATCGGTAAGCTGATTCCGGCCGGTACGGGCATGAAGCGATACCGCAACGTAAAACTCAGTACGGATACAGAGCCGGATGATACGATCTATTTTGAAGATGATCTGGAAGAAGATGATCTGGATGTCCGGGACGGATTTACCGATGAACCGGAAATGGAGGAAGATCTTGATCTGGATGATGACATCGATCTGGAAGAGGATGATTTCGATGATGAGGAATCAGAGACCGAAGCGTTTGACGATGACCTGGATGAACAAGATGAGACTGCGGAAGCAGACATGGCAGGTGTGATTGAAGAGGTGTAA
- the rpsL gene encoding 30S ribosomal protein S12 — MPTFNQLVRKGRETSVKKSTAPALQRGYNSLRKKAIDTSSPQKRGVCTAVKTATPKKPNSALRKIARVRLSNGIEVTSYIPGEGHNLQEHSVVLVRGGRVKDLPGTRYHVIRGTLDTAGVANRKQARSKYGAKRPKASK; from the coding sequence ATGCCAACATTTAACCAGTTAGTAAGAAAAGGTCGTGAGACATCTGTAAAGAAGTCTACAGCACCGGCATTGCAGAGAGGATATAATTCTCTTCGCAAGAAAGCGATTGACACATCGTCTCCGCAGAAGAGAGGTGTATGTACCGCTGTCAAGACTGCTACTCCTAAGAAGCCGAACTCCGCACTGAGAAAGATTGCCAGAGTTCGTCTCTCCAACGGAATCGAGGTTACAAGCTATATTCCGGGCGAGGGCCACAATCTTCAGGAGCACAGTGTTGTTCTTGTAAGGGGCGGAAGAGTCAAGGATTTACCTGGTACGAGATATCATGTGATCAGAGGTACTCTTGATACAGCCGGAGTTGCTAACAGGAAGCAGGCGCGTTCCAAATACGGCGCTAAGAGACCGAAGGCTTCGAAATAA
- the fusA gene encoding elongation factor G: MAGREYPLERTRNIGIMAHIDAGKTTLTERILYYTGVNYKIGDTHEGTATMDWMEQEQERGITITSAATTCHWTLEENCKPKPGAPEHRINIIDTPGHVDFTVEVERSLRVLDGAVGVFCAKGGVEPQSENVWRQADTYNVPRMAFINKMDILGANFYGAVDQIKTRLGKNAVILQLPIGKEDDFKGIIDLFEMKAYIYNDDKGDDISITDIPDDMKDEAELYRSELVEKICELDDDLMMAYLEGEEPSVEDLKAVLRKGTCECTAIPVCCGSAYRNKGVQKLLDAILEFMPAPTDIAAIKGTDLDGNEVERHSSDDEPFSALAFKIMADPFVGKLAFFRVYSGTMNSGSYVLNATKDKKERVGRILQMHANKRAELDRVYAGDIAAAVGFKFTTTGDTICDDQHPVILESMEFPEPVIELAIEPKTKAGQGKMGEALAKLAEEDPTFRAHTNAETGQTIIAGMGELHLEIIVDRLLREFKVEANVGAPQVAYKEAITKAVEVDSKYAKQSGGRGQYGHCKVKFEPMDANGEELFKFESTVVGGAIPKEYIPAVGEGIEEATKAGILGGFPVVGVHANVYDGSYHEVDSSEMAFHIAGSLAFKEAMQKAAPVLLEPIMKVEVTMPEEYMGDVIGDINSRRGRIEGMDDIGGGKMVRAFVPLAEMFGYSTDLRSKTQGRGNYSMFFEKYEQVPKNVQEKVLAAKAK; the protein is encoded by the coding sequence TTGGCTGGAAGAGAATATCCATTAGAGAGAACCAGAAACATTGGTATTATGGCTCATATCGATGCGGGTAAGACAACTCTTACAGAGCGTATCCTGTACTATACGGGTGTAAATTACAAGATTGGTGATACCCATGAAGGTACTGCCACGATGGACTGGATGGAACAGGAGCAGGAAAGAGGAATCACGATCACATCAGCCGCTACCACATGCCACTGGACTCTGGAAGAAAATTGTAAACCGAAGCCGGGAGCTCCGGAACATCGTATCAATATCATTGATACGCCAGGCCACGTTGACTTTACGGTAGAAGTCGAGCGTTCACTCCGCGTATTGGATGGCGCAGTCGGTGTATTTTGTGCCAAAGGCGGTGTAGAGCCTCAGTCTGAGAATGTATGGCGTCAGGCTGACACCTACAACGTACCGAGAATGGCGTTCATCAACAAGATGGACATTTTAGGCGCTAATTTTTATGGCGCAGTCGACCAGATCAAAACCAGATTGGGAAAAAATGCAGTTATACTTCAGCTTCCGATCGGTAAGGAAGACGATTTCAAGGGAATCATCGATCTGTTTGAAATGAAAGCCTACATCTATAATGACGATAAGGGCGACGACATTTCAATCACAGATATTCCGGATGATATGAAGGACGAGGCAGAGCTGTATCGTTCAGAGCTTGTGGAAAAAATCTGTGAGTTAGACGATGACCTGATGATGGCTTATCTGGAAGGGGAAGAGCCTTCGGTAGAGGATTTGAAGGCGGTTCTGAGGAAAGGAACCTGCGAGTGTACCGCGATTCCGGTATGCTGTGGTTCTGCCTACAGAAACAAAGGCGTACAGAAACTTCTGGATGCGATCCTGGAGTTTATGCCGGCACCGACAGATATTGCTGCTATTAAGGGAACCGATCTGGATGGCAATGAAGTGGAGAGACATTCCTCTGATGATGAACCGTTCTCCGCGCTTGCATTCAAGATCATGGCAGACCCGTTCGTAGGAAAACTTGCATTTTTCCGTGTGTATTCCGGTACGATGAACTCCGGTTCCTACGTACTGAATGCGACAAAAGATAAAAAAGAACGTGTGGGACGTATCCTGCAGATGCACGCAAACAAGAGGGCGGAGCTTGACAGAGTGTACGCCGGTGATATTGCGGCAGCCGTAGGTTTTAAGTTTACGACGACAGGCGATACAATCTGTGACGATCAGCATCCGGTAATCCTGGAGTCGATGGAATTCCCGGAACCTGTTATCGAGCTTGCGATCGAGCCGAAGACAAAGGCAGGTCAGGGTAAGATGGGCGAAGCGCTTGCAAAATTGGCAGAAGAAGATCCCACATTCCGCGCACATACGAATGCGGAGACAGGTCAGACGATCATCGCCGGTATGGGAGAGCTGCATCTTGAAATCATTGTGGACAGACTTCTGCGTGAATTCAAGGTGGAGGCAAACGTAGGTGCTCCTCAGGTTGCTTATAAAGAGGCGATCACAAAGGCAGTCGAAGTTGACAGCAAGTATGCGAAACAGTCCGGTGGACGTGGACAGTATGGACATTGTAAAGTCAAATTCGAGCCGATGGATGCCAACGGAGAAGAACTGTTCAAGTTTGAATCCACTGTTGTCGGCGGCGCAATTCCAAAGGAATATATCCCGGCTGTCGGCGAAGGTATCGAAGAGGCGACAAAAGCGGGTATCCTGGGCGGTTTCCCTGTCGTAGGCGTACACGCGAACGTATATGACGGTTCCTATCATGAAGTGGACTCTTCCGAGATGGCATTCCACATCGCCGGTTCACTGGCATTCAAAGAGGCAATGCAGAAAGCGGCTCCAGTGCTGCTTGAGCCGATCATGAAAGTGGAAGTGACGATGCCGGAAGAATATATGGGAGATGTTATCGGTGACATCAACTCCCGCCGGGGACGTATCGAAGGCATGGATGACATCGGCGGCGGCAAGATGGTGAGAGCGTTTGTTCCTCTTGCCGAGATGTTCGGTTATTCTACGGACCTGCGTTCCAAGACACAGGGACGAGGAAACTACTCGATGTTCTTTGAAAAATATGAGCAGGTACCGAAGAACGTACAGGAAAAAGTACTGGCAGCAAAAGCGAAATAA
- the rpsG gene encoding 30S ribosomal protein S7: MIKEGRTVPRKGHIQKRDVLADPLYNNKVVTKLINNIMLDGKRGVAQRIVYGAFAKVEEKAGKPAIDVFEEAMNNIMPVLEVKARRIGGATYQVPIEVRADRRQALGLRWLTMFSRKRGEKTMVDRLANEILDAANNTGAAVKRKEDMHKMAEANKAFAHYRF; the protein is encoded by the coding sequence ATGATTAAGGAGGGAAGAACCGTGCCACGTAAAGGACATATTCAGAAAAGAGACGTATTGGCAGATCCTTTATACAATAACAAAGTGGTGACAAAGCTCATCAACAACATTATGTTGGATGGTAAGCGCGGCGTTGCGCAGCGTATTGTATATGGTGCATTTGCAAAAGTTGAGGAAAAGGCCGGAAAGCCGGCAATCGATGTATTTGAAGAAGCAATGAATAATATCATGCCAGTTCTTGAAGTAAAGGCGAGACGTATCGGCGGCGCTACTTATCAGGTGCCGATCGAAGTGAGAGCAGACAGACGCCAGGCTTTGGGACTTCGCTGGCTTACTATGTTTTCCCGTAAAAGAGGCGAAAAGACAATGGTAGACAGGCTGGCAAATGAAATCCTGGACGCAGCAAACAATACGGGAGCTGCAGTCAAAAGGAAAGAAGATATGCATAAAATGGCAGAGGCCAACAAGGCGTTTGCACATTACAGATTCTAA
- a CDS encoding DNA-directed RNA polymerase subunit beta, which yields MEKNRIRPTAAGKNVRMSYSRQKEVLEMPNLIEVQKDSYHWFLSEGLKEVFEDISPIADYSGHLSLEFVGFELCRDEMPVNKNTIEKCKERDATYAAPLKVKVRLYNKEKEEISEHEIFMGDLPLMTETGTFVINGAERVIVSQLVRSPGIYYAIDHDKIGKRLFSSTVIPNRGAWLEYETDSNDIFYVRVDRTRKVPITVLIRALGVGTNDEIRELFGEEPKIEASFAKDVAENYQEGLLELYKKIRPGEPLSVESAESLINAMFFDPRRYDLAKVGRYKFNKKLALRNRIRHQVLSEDVVDTLTGEVLAQAGTKVTAELADQIQNAAVPFVYIQTEEKNVKVLSNMMVDITNFVDCDPKELGVTELVYYPVLAQILEEYSDQPGELAAAIKRNIHELIPKHITKEDILASINYNIHLEYGIGNDDDIDHLGNRRIRAVGELLQNQYRIGLSRLERVVRERMTTHDAEEISPQVLINIKPVQAAVKEFFGSSQLSQFMDQNNPLGELTHKRRLSALGPGGLSRDRAGFEVRDVHYSHYGRMCPIETPEGPNIGLINSLASYARINEYGFVEAPYRKIDKTDPKNPRVTDEVVYMTADEEDNYHVAQANEALDANGYFVRNSVSGRYREETQEYPKAMFDYMDVSPKMVFSVATALIPFLENDDANRALMGSNMQRQAVPLLMTEAPAVGTGMEPKAAVDSGVCILAKRSGTVTYVSANMIRMTYDDGEKEEIRLTKFSRSNQSNCYNQKPIVFKGDHVEAGQVIADGPSTSEGELALGKNPLIGFMTWEGYNYEDAVLLSEKLVRDDVYTSVHIEEYEAEARDTKLGAEEITCDVPGVGDDALKDLDERGIIRIGAEVRAGDILVGKVTPKGETELTAEERLLRAIFGEKAREVRDTSLKVPHGEYGIVVDAKVFTRENGDELPPGVNQAVRIYIAQKRKISVGDKMAGRHGNKGVVSRVLPVEDMPYLPNGRPLDIVLNPLGVPSRMNIGQVLEIHLSLAAKALGFNVATPVFDGANEIDIMDTLDLANDYVNLEWEEFERKHKEELLPEVLEYLSEHRENRNLWKGVPISRDGKVRLRDGRTGEYFDSPVTIGHMHYLKLHHLVDDKIHARSTGPYALVTQQPLGGKAQFGGQRFGEMEVWALEAYGAAYTLQEILTVKSDDVVGRVKTYEAIIKGDNIPAPGIPESFKVLLKELQSLGLDVKVLREDQTEVEIMESIDYGETDYRYEIEGDSGSYNREEDSLGSMGYQKQEFDEDGELVSAEEEEDDEAFEDDFSAEYVDSLDE from the coding sequence ATGGAAAAAAACAGAATACGTCCTACTGCCGCAGGCAAAAACGTACGTATGAGTTATTCACGACAAAAAGAAGTGTTAGAGATGCCAAACCTGATAGAAGTCCAAAAGGATTCCTATCACTGGTTTTTAAGCGAAGGCTTGAAAGAAGTATTCGAAGATATTTCTCCGATTGCAGATTATAGCGGCCATTTGAGTCTTGAATTTGTAGGCTTCGAGCTGTGCAGAGACGAGATGCCGGTCAACAAAAATACGATTGAGAAATGTAAGGAGCGGGATGCTACCTATGCGGCCCCTCTGAAAGTAAAAGTCCGTCTGTATAATAAGGAAAAGGAAGAAATCAGTGAGCATGAGATATTCATGGGTGATCTTCCGCTTATGACAGAGACAGGTACTTTCGTCATCAATGGCGCGGAACGTGTTATCGTCAGCCAGCTTGTCCGTTCTCCTGGTATCTACTATGCCATTGATCATGATAAGATCGGTAAACGGCTGTTTTCCTCTACAGTTATCCCCAACCGCGGTGCATGGCTGGAGTATGAGACAGATTCCAATGACATTTTCTATGTTCGTGTGGACAGGACAAGAAAGGTGCCGATCACGGTGCTGATCCGTGCACTCGGCGTGGGTACGAACGACGAGATCCGGGAACTCTTCGGTGAGGAACCGAAGATCGAGGCCAGCTTTGCGAAGGACGTTGCTGAGAACTATCAGGAAGGTCTGCTGGAATTATATAAAAAGATTCGTCCCGGGGAACCGCTTTCCGTGGAGAGTGCGGAGAGTCTGATCAATGCCATGTTCTTTGACCCGAGAAGATATGATCTTGCGAAAGTCGGAAGGTATAAATTTAACAAAAAGTTGGCGCTGCGCAATCGCATCCGGCATCAGGTATTGTCGGAGGATGTGGTTGATACGCTGACAGGAGAAGTGCTGGCGCAGGCGGGTACAAAAGTGACGGCGGAACTGGCCGATCAGATTCAGAATGCGGCGGTGCCTTTTGTATATATTCAGACAGAGGAAAAGAACGTCAAAGTTCTTTCCAATATGATGGTAGATATTACGAACTTCGTGGACTGTGATCCGAAAGAACTGGGCGTGACAGAGCTTGTCTATTATCCTGTTCTGGCGCAGATTCTCGAAGAGTACAGCGACCAGCCGGGCGAGCTGGCAGCCGCGATTAAAAGAAATATCCATGAACTGATTCCGAAGCATATTACGAAGGAAGATATACTCGCTTCCATCAATTATAATATTCATCTGGAATATGGAATTGGAAACGACGACGATATTGATCATCTTGGCAACAGACGAATCCGTGCGGTAGGGGAACTTCTGCAAAACCAGTACCGGATCGGATTATCCAGACTGGAGAGAGTTGTCAGAGAGAGAATGACGACCCATGACGCTGAGGAGATCTCGCCGCAGGTGTTGATCAACATTAAGCCGGTACAGGCGGCTGTGAAAGAATTTTTCGGTTCTTCCCAGTTATCGCAGTTTATGGATCAGAACAATCCGCTTGGTGAGCTGACCCACAAGAGACGTCTCTCCGCACTGGGCCCGGGTGGTCTGTCCAGAGACAGAGCCGGATTTGAGGTCCGTGACGTGCACTATTCTCACTATGGAAGAATGTGCCCGATCGAGACGCCGGAAGGTCCGAACATCGGTCTGATCAATTCGCTTGCAAGTTATGCACGGATCAACGAGTATGGTTTTGTGGAAGCACCGTATCGTAAAATAGATAAGACGGACCCGAAAAATCCGCGGGTTACAGATGAAGTTGTCTATATGACAGCGGATGAGGAAGACAATTATCATGTGGCGCAGGCGAACGAAGCGCTTGATGCCAATGGATATTTCGTGAGAAACAGCGTGTCCGGCCGTTACCGCGAAGAGACGCAGGAGTATCCGAAAGCAATGTTTGACTATATGGATGTGTCGCCGAAGATGGTGTTCTCCGTGGCAACGGCGCTCATTCCTTTCCTGGAAAATGACGATGCCAACCGTGCGCTGATGGGTTCTAACATGCAGCGTCAGGCGGTGCCCCTTCTGATGACGGAGGCGCCGGCAGTGGGAACTGGTATGGAGCCGAAGGCGGCTGTGGACTCCGGTGTCTGCATACTGGCGAAAAGGTCGGGTACGGTCACTTATGTATCGGCGAATATGATCCGGATGACTTATGATGACGGAGAAAAAGAAGAGATCCGTCTGACAAAGTTTTCACGCAGCAATCAGTCTAACTGCTATAATCAGAAGCCGATCGTATTTAAGGGAGATCATGTGGAGGCCGGTCAGGTGATTGCCGATGGTCCTTCCACTTCCGAGGGAGAGCTTGCGCTCGGTAAGAATCCGCTCATCGGCTTTATGACATGGGAAGGCTATAACTATGAGGATGCCGTACTGCTCAGTGAAAAGCTCGTGCGCGATGATGTTTATACATCGGTGCACATTGAAGAGTATGAGGCGGAGGCTCGGGATACGAAGCTGGGAGCAGAGGAAATTACCTGTGACGTACCGGGGGTAGGCGATGATGCTCTGAAAGATCTGGATGAGAGAGGAATTATCCGTATCGGTGCGGAAGTGCGGGCCGGAGATATTCTCGTCGGCAAGGTAACGCCCAAGGGCGAGACAGAGCTGACGGCGGAGGAGAGACTTCTTCGTGCAATCTTCGGAGAAAAAGCGCGTGAAGTAAGAGACACTTCCCTGAAGGTGCCCCATGGAGAATATGGTATTGTTGTGGATGCCAAAGTATTTACGAGGGAGAACGGCGATGAGCTTCCTCCGGGAGTGAATCAGGCAGTCCGTATTTATATCGCACAGAAGAGAAAGATCTCCGTCGGTGACAAGATGGCGGGCCGTCATGGAAACAAGGGCGTTGTCTCCCGTGTGCTTCCGGTGGAGGATATGCCATATCTGCCGAATGGGCGTCCGCTTGACATCGTGCTCAATCCATTGGGCGTGCCGTCCCGTATGAACATTGGACAGGTACTGGAAATCCATCTTTCTCTGGCGGCAAAGGCCCTTGGCTTTAATGTGGCCACACCGGTGTTTGATGGCGCCAACGAGATCGACATTATGGATACGCTCGATCTGGCGAACGATTATGTCAACCTGGAATGGGAAGAATTTGAAAGGAAACATAAGGAAGAACTCCTTCCTGAAGTTTTGGAATATTTATCGGAACACAGAGAAAACCGTAATCTCTGGAAAGGTGTGCCGATCTCCAGAGACGGAAAAGTACGTCTGCGTGATGGACGTACCGGAGAATATTTTGACAGTCCGGTAACGATCGGACATATGCACTATCTGAAACTCCATCATCTTGTGGATGATAAGATCCATGCGCGTTCCACCGGTCCGTATGCGCTTGTCACACAGCAGCCTTTGGGCGGCAAGGCGCAGTTCGGCGGACAGCGGTTTGGAGAGATGGAAGTATGGGCACTGGAGGCATATGGTGCCGCTTATACACTGCAGGAGATTCTCACGGTGAAGTCGGATGACGTCGTAGGACGTGTGAAAACTTATGAGGCGATCATCAAAGGCGACAATATTCCAGCGCCGGGCATTCCGGAGTCATTCAAGGTATTGCTCAAGGAACTGCAGTCGCTTGGCCTTGACGTAAAAGTACTCCGCGAAGATCAGACCGAGGTGGAGATTATGGAGAGCATCGACTACGGAGAAACGGATTATCGTTATGAGATCGAAGGTGACTCCGGCTCCTATAACCGCGAAGAAGATTCTCTAGGCTCCATGGGCTATCAGAAGCAGGAGTTTGACGAAGACGGAGAGCTAGTGAGTGCGGAGGAAGAAGAGGATGACGAAGCATTTGAGGATGACTTCAGTGCTGAGTATGTGGATTCTCTCGATGAGTAA